TCTACCAGGCGTTGTTCATCGAAGGCCGCGGCGCGCTGAAGCGTGAGCTGGTGGCTTGCCTGCGAACGGGCAGGGCGTTGCGACAGCCCCGTGAGCGTTCCCGGAACAAACCCGGCGGTCATGTCGGCGCCGAGGTCGTGATCAGCCAACGCCCCGCAGAAGCCGCTGATCGCGCTGTTCCAGGACACTGGGAAGGTGACCTGGTCATCGGGACCGGCCGCTCTGCGATCGGGACCTTGGTCGAGCGTCGCAGCCGCGCGACGATCCTGGTCCGCTTGCCCCGCCTCGACGGCTGGGGCGAGCACCCTCCGGTTAAGAACGGCCCCGCGCTGGGCGGCTACGGTGCAGTCGCGATGAACGCGGCTCTGGCCGCTGCGATCACGACCCTGCCCCAGCAGTTACGCAAGACGATCACCTGGGACCGCGGCAAGGAACTATCAGGACATGCCGCGTTCACTCTTGAGACTGGCACCAAGGTGTTCTTCGCTGATCCGCACTCCCCGTGGCAACGGCCCACCAACGAGAACACCAACGGCCTGCTACGTCAGTACTTCCCCAAGGGCACCGACCTGTCCCGCTGGAGCGCAGACGACCTCGAAGCGGTGGCCCACACCCTCAACAACAGACCCCGCAAGACCCTCGGCTGGAAGACCCCCGCCGAAGTCTTCGGTGAAGCACTACAATCCCTGAAACAGGCCGGTGTTGCAACCACCGGTTGAACCTGCCGTCTATACCTCGAAGGCATTTAGCTCACGATGCACGATGCTAGGGGTGACCCAATCGATGGCAGCGGTGGGAACCAGCGCAGACAACGCGCTAGCGGAGTCGTTCAACGCGACATTGAAACGCGAGGTGCTGCAAAACCGGAAATGCTTCGACTCACTGCTGCACGCCAGACGGGACGTCTTCGCGTGGTGTGTGCGCTACAACCAGAAGCGCAGACACTCATGGTGCGATTATCTGTCGCCCCTCGAGTTCGAAAACCGCACCTGCGGTAAACTCACCTTGACCGCATAAGTTCAATTCCCTGTGTCCACTTTCCAGGGGTCGGGCCCAACGGACGTTTTGCGCGTTAGTATCGAGCATCATGAAACCCCAGACCAGCTTGCCCTGGCGGCCGGGACCGAGCACGTAGGGGCCGACAGTCTGGCCGACCGACCAGTGCTGAACCCGCACGTAGTTCAGCCCGTAGGCCGTCGCTAAGTAGCGCTCGATCTCGCCTTTCGGGGTGATCGTCGCTGAAATCTCCAGGGTGGACGTGCGCGCCTCGGTGACCTTGTGCGTGACGGGCACGGGGATGGTGTTGCGGTTTGCCACGCTCGCCGCGTCGGTCTGTTCGAACCAGCGCCGCTGCGCGGTGACGTAGATCCCGCCCTGCCCTGGGGTCGCGCACCTAGTTCCGGGCTTGTAATCATCGTTCCATCGCTGCGGCAGGATGTACTCCGCCGGCGCGGAGGTCTCCGCGTGTGCGGCGGGTGCGGCGGCTAGCGCGACCGTGAGCGCGGTGATGGCGGAAGCGAGACGGCGGCGCATTAGCTGAACCGGATGTTGTCGCGGGTGCTGATCTCGACGGGGCGCTCAGCCGGCAGGGTCGCCGTGAAGGTCTGGCCCGTGCCGTGCCAGGTGCGGTCCTGGCCGCAGACAGTCTTCTCTCCCGAGAAATCAGAGACGACCCAGCCGGCGCGCATGACGGCGGTGGTGCCCGGTGCGATGTCGTACGGGCCGACAACCTCACCGACCTCGTAGGACGAGGACTTGGAGTAGCTGGTGGAGAACGAGATCTTGATCAGGTCGAGAATCGGGAAGTCGATGCCTGCGGAAACCTTCCACTCGTTGGACTTCTTCTCCGTGATCGTGCGTGTCAGCGGGAACGGCGTGGAGTTGTAGTTGGATACAGTCCACGTACCGGCGGAGGCATCAAAGTAGGTGCGGTCGATGCGGATGGTTTGGCCGCGGTCGCCGGGGTTCGCGCAGACCGCGCCGATCGTCGTCGGGTTGGCCGTGCCCATGTCGCGGACAGGAAGGGCGTTGGCGGGAGAAGCGGTGATGCCAGCGGCTGTCGCGAGGACGACTGCCGACGCTGCGGCGCGTGCGAAAATAGACATGTGTGGGGGCTCCTTAAGAGGGTGTGACTGGTTAGTAGAGGGTTTGGGTAGGAACACGCAGGTGCGCCCACTCGCTTGGGGTGACATCTTGAGTGCGGACGCTGCCATCGGGTGAGGTGATCGTCGCCTCGGCCCAGAATCCAGCGGGCGCGGTCGCCACCGGCTTCTGAGCGACCCGGTCGTACTTGCGGTTCGCTCCCGAGGTCCCGCACGAGTACTCCGAGTACTGCACGCGCATCATCGTGGTGCCGTACTCAACGCGCACGCGTTCGCCGGGCTGGAGGACTACCTGGTTCAAGGCGGTGCCGACGGGCATGTACGCGCGCTGGACGGCGCCGACTGACTCGAGCCAACCGGCGGACAGGCGGCCGCCGTTGCCGCGGTAGTTCATCTCTCCGTTGAACTTGGCGCCGACGACGTGATCCACGATCGGGGTGTACGTCTACTCGCCGTCGGACCAGTTCAAGAAGTCCTGGGAGTAGCCGGGCTTACGGAACGTCGGCGCGATCCCCGACAACTCGTGCGGGTACCACAGCGGAATCGCCGCGTCGCAACACGAGCCGAAGGCGGGCCAGCTTGCGTCGCGCTGCGGAGTGGTCACGGGGTTAACCACCCGGTCGTTGCGCGGG
Above is a window of Corynebacterium sanguinis DNA encoding:
- a CDS encoding IS30 family transposase → MKTSEVPEGMRRQWRADRALRPAMRSPGRPQPSRAVQRQFWRLIAAGVTTAEAALAVGVSVPVGSRWFRHAGGMPPLTLTEPTGRYLSFEEREEIAILRAQGRGVRSIARTLGRDPGTISRELRRNAATRSGKLEYRATVAQWKAQEAAKRPKTAKLVANLRLRDYVQDRLSGKVTGPDGTPVEGPVTPTWKGLNKPRRQDRRWATSWSPEQISHRLKLDFPDDESMRISHEAIYQALFIEGRGALKRELVACLRTGRALRQPRERSRNKPGGHVGAEVVISQRPAEAADRAVPGHWEGDLVIGTGRSAIGTLVERRSRATILVRLPRLDGWGEHPPVKNGPALGGYGAVAMNAALAAAITTLPQQLRKTITWDRGKELSGHAAFTLETGTKVFFADPHSPWQRPTNENTNGLLRQYFPKGTDLSRWSADDLEAVAHTLNNRPRKTLGWKTPAEVFGEALQSLKQAGVATTG